The Nostoc sp. NIES-3756 DNA window GATGGTGTAAATAATCTGCAATCCCGAAGCTGTCATTTGTGCCAGGATCAATAAAAATATAGATGTGGCATCTAATTGTAAATGTCCCCATTCATCATCACCAACGACAATATCACCCGTAGCCGTGTTGTATTTGGCGTGTAACCCATCTAAGGGTGACTGAGTTTCTTTAAAGCGTTCTACTTTGTGCGCCTGACGCATCATTGCAAACAGCAACCCACGCATCAGCTTGATGACACTGTGTTCTAACTCGTAGGTGCGTCCTTTATCTTCATCTACCTTGCGGTAAGCCAGCGCTAAACCCCAAACAGCCAAAATGCTGTAAACATTATCTCTCACCCAAGCATCTGTATAATCACCGTGGGCAGTGATGGCTGTACTCGCAGGTAGCAAACCAGTAATGGGACTTTGACGTGTCAAAATCACCGTTTTGATTTGCTGATAATAGTATTCCAGTCGAGTTTGTAGTTCGGTGGCTGTTTTCATCATCTTGTTAAACGCAGCTTGCGGAGTTACCCTGTGGCTGTGGTATCAATTGTATAAGCCAAGCCAAAGTGTAGGCGATGGTATTACAGCTGAGGGTGGTGAGGATTTATTATTATCTCGTATTCGTGACCATTTAGTTACATGATTGTTAACGAATGATTACGAAAGTCAACATTGAGGGTGGGAAAGTTGAATTAATTAACCGCAGAGGCTTAGAGATAATAGAGGAAATCTTAGACTGCAAACTCTGCTTACTGTGGTGAAATATGAATGCTCACAAGATAGAAATCGTTTTAACTGAGGATGGAACTCTAACGCTACAGGGCTTACCCTTTCATGCTGGGGATACGGTGGAAGTAATTATTCTGGAAACTAAAACTCCACAACACCAAGCCCAAAATTTACCTCAATCAAAGATAAATCCTTATCCTTTACACAACACACAACCATACCGTTATGATGACCCTACAGAACCTGTCGCTTTAGAAGACTGGGAAGTTCTGCAATGATTGTACTTGATACTCATATTTGGGTTTGGTGGGTTCAGAATGATTCACGATTGACCAAACAACAGCGACAATGGTTACAAGATTACGAGTCTGACGGTTTAGGAATCAGCATTCTTTCTTGTTGGGAAGTAGCGAAGTTAGTAGAAAAAAATAGGCTAATTTTACCTTTGGCTATTGATAAATGGCTAGAAGTTGCTTTAGCTTATCCTGGTGTACAACTATTAAATTTATCTTTACCTATAGTAATTGATTCAACTCAATTAACTGGCTTCCATAGCGATCCGTTTGATCAACTTATTGTAGCTACAGCCAGGTTCTACAATTGTCCTTTATTAACTATGGATGCAAAAATTCTTAACTATCCTGATGTGCAAACCCTTAAATAGAGATATTCTCCTGAGATGGTAGGTGAAGTGTTACCTTGATGGGGCGATCGCATCTAAAAAATGTCACCCATTTCTAAAACTAAATAAATCATTGAGTATTTATGCAACCCCTAAAGGACATCTATGAAGGCTTACGAAATTGCCAGTGGTAAAGGAATTGATGCACTAAAGTTATGCGATCGCTCCCAACCGCAACCAGGCGCAGGACAAGTTCTGGTGCAGGTAAGGGCAAATTCTCTGAATTACCGGGATTTACTTGTGGTTGAAGGTGCTTACGGTTCTGCACAGTATCCCCTGATTCCTCTGTCTGATGGTGCTGGGGATGTGGTGGCGGTAGGTGAGGGGGTGACGAGGGTAAAAGTAGGCGATCGCGTCGCTGCTATCTTTTTCCAAGATTGGATTTCTGGGATTTTAACTAGGGAAAAAATGAAATCTGATCTCGGCGGTGGGATTGATGGGATGCTAGCGGAGTATGTTGTCCTTAATCAAGAAGGTTTGGTAATATTACCGGATCATCTATCCTATGCAGATGGTGCTACTTTACCCTGTGCAGCAGTCACAGCTTGGCATAGTTTGGTAACAAAGGGCAATATCAGCGCAGATGATACTGTCTTGTTACTGGGTACTGGTGGCGTTTCTATATTTGCGCTGCAATTTGCCAAAATTTATGGCGCGAGAGTGATTATCACTTCTGGTAGTGATGAGAAATTGGCACAGGCAACAAAGCTAGGTGCAGACGAGACAATTAATTACAAGACAACACCTGATTGGGAAAAGAAAGTTTATGAATTAACTGGACGCACAGGTGTAGATCATGTGGTAGAAGTAGGCGGTGCAGGAACTTTACCAAAATCACTACAAGCCATTCGTATAGGCGGACGTGTAAGTTTGATTGGTGTGCTATCTGGTAGAGGTAATACGATTGATCCTATGCCGATACTGTTTAAAAGTTTAACCGTACAAGGAATTTATGTCGGCAGTCGAGAAATGTTTGAGGCGATGAATCAAGTCATATCTCAACATCAACTCCAACCTATCATCGACCGAGTTTTCCCTTTTACCGAAGCCCCAGCCGCCTATCACTACCTCAAAAGTGGCGCTCACTTTGGTAAAGTAGTCATTAGTCATTAGTCCATAGTCCACAGTCCACAGTCAAAAAGCAGAATAGGCTAGAGAGAGGATTTTTCCCACTGCCCCCTGCACCTTTCTCTCCCTCATCTCCCCCCACTTCCTCATCTCCCCTACTCCCTACTCCCTACTCCCTACTCCCCAAGGCTTTCTAATTCTCTCCATTACAACCAACTTCTAAAGCTTTTAAAACTTTCAAATATAAATCTTCTACTTTCTGGGCTTGAGCATCGCCAAGGGAAGCATAATAATCTAAGCCAGGGGCGCTATTAACTTCGATAATTACATAATCTGTCATGGGTCTTGTGATATCTGAAGTTATAATATCCAAGCCTATTAATCTTAGTCCCATATCTTTGGCAATATTGAAAGCCAATTTCTTAAAGTCAGGATGGATACTCTCGGTAAAATCTATACCTTCGCCACCATTTGACAAATTAGCATTATCTAAAAGATAAATAATCTTCCCATTAGGTACAATACTCTCCCAATTAAGTTTTTGTTTTTGTAATTTTTGTTTGATTCGCAAATCATCTAAATCTATTACTTTTTTACCAAAGTTGTCAAAAAAGACTCTTTGCTTATATTGTATTAGCTCTAAAATATTAGATTTTCCATCACCTGTTATAGATAAAGGTAGCCTCTGATATACTGCTATAATTTCGTTATCTATAACAACTATTCTATAATCTTTGCCAGGATGAAATCTTTCTACTATTAGACCCGGACTAATCTTAAATATCTTTTTTGCTATTTGATAATATTGGGTTTTATTATGAATTTTAGCGACTAGCTTACCTTGACTAAGATTGATTGGTTTGATAAATACAGGAAATCCTAAACTCTTGGCGTACTCAAACCCTGCATCAATATTTCTAGAGTCACCTACTTTTTCACATATCTTATCATTAAAAAATGTTTCGCCTTCTGTAACACGATAGCCAAAATGCTTGAGGAAAAATTTAGAATAACCTTTATCTTTTGCTATCTCTGAAGAACCTAAACCATTGATATTAAATTTTGACCTAGTGAAGAAAACTTTCTTGCCATTTTTAAATGTAATATGTCCAACTAACTCATATTCCGGTTCTATGACGACAATTGCACCAATTTGAGGCGCAATTTTTTTGATTATTGATGTTACTAAGGGCATTTTTTGAACAAAAAGTATAATTTAATGCAGAAATTTTAACTAACCTCTAAAAATTGGTCAAGCAAAAAACAAATCTGCTGTTAAATAAATGATTTTTCTTAAACTCACTTAAAAGTTTATATCAAATTGTCTATAAATATTAAATAAATCAAAGTATAATCAGCTACTCAATTAATGAAGAAACGTTACAAAATAATGTTGTAGTTATTTTTAATACAAACTTTATTTAAAACATACTAATACTTGGAATAATTAACAAATTTTATACCATAGGGTAATACTTACTTAACTAAACTTGATTTTAAGTGTAAAGCTTCTTTTCAATGGTTGAGGTTGCTTTTAACCTCGTAATCATGTCACTGCTGATACAGTTTAATGTATTACTAACGGGATAAATCAGACTTAGAGAAAATATGTGTTTTTAGTTCAGTCTAAAATGTATCACTCGGTGTTGACAATTTTTAAATAATCGAATACCAAGGTGGCAGATCATAAAAAAAGCGCTAGTAAATTTCTGAGCAGATATTTACTAACACCTTTACTGAAACTTTATACGGTTAAGACAATCATGCCACAAAATACAGAAATCGCAGCAACCAATTCCGAAACTCAGCCAATTGCTTACAAACAACGTTTAAATTCATGGGCGATCGCGCGTTTACTTCCTGATACACAACGTGAGATTGTAGCTCGTTTTCGCAGCCGTTCTGATGCTGATGGTTATATGCAGCATCTAAGTCAAGTAATCCCAAATGCTTCTTTTATGGTTGTTTTTGACTGCCAACGTGAAGCTGCTGCTATTTAAGTTTTGAGTTATGGCTGAGGGTTAAGGGGTAGTAAGGGTGTAGGAGAAAGTAGTGAATTTAATTTAATTACGTATTATAAATTTTCACCTCTAACCCTCAAGCTGTATATTGACATCAATTTAAAATCAATAACATTTGGTATTTTCTACATTTCTCCGGGGAGAGGTCGCCAGCGTAAAACATAACTTTCCAAAAGGCGGACACCCCAATCGAGTAACACGCTAATGAATGCCAGGACTACTAATATCGCCCAGGCTTTATCAACATTCAAAGTTCCCTGTGCGGCCATTAACAAATAACCTAAACCTTGAGTTGAGCCAATATACTCAGCGACAAGCGCACCGACTAAAGCCATACCTAAACTTGTGCGAATCCCGGCAATTACCCAACTGAGAACCGAAGGTAGTACAACTATCCGCAACAGTTGCCAGCGATTAGCACCCATGACTTGAAAAGCTGAGACTAACTCACGATCAATGTTTTGCAGTCCCTGATAAGTTGTAAAAAAGATGGGGAAAAAGGCGGCTAAAGCTGCTAGCAAGACTTTGGAAAGTAAGCCAATCCCAAACCAGACGAGGAAAAAGGGCGCTAAAGCTATTCTGGGTAGAGAGTTAAACACCTGGACGTAAGGAAGCGTTATCCGGGCGCTACGTGGAGAATAAGCCAGTACAATTCCCAACGCAACACCCCCAGTTACTGCCAGAGCTAGTCCGCTCATAGCTTCTTGAAATGTGACAAAGATATGCTGGAAAATAGCACCACTAGAGAATAAATCGCCTACTTCTCGAGCGATCGCACTTGGTTTACCCACAAGCGCAGGTTCGATAAACGGCGAAACCTCAAATGCTCCTGTACCAATTTCCCACACAAGCAAAATCACAACAAGCGGGGTTAGTTGTATTGCTAGTTGCGATATCCGTTGCCCCCAGGTAATTTTTGTAGAGTTAGAACGTGAAGGGTTCGTCTTACTCTGAGTAGAAGATAGCGCAGATTGCCCAACGGTTAAGGTTTTGTTGCGGATCGTTCTCATGTTATTTGTAATTAAGTTTGAAAGAGTGCGAATCCTCGGTCTTGCTGCTGTAGCACCTGTGTAGTCAATTCTGACCACATCTCACGCTGAATTTGTTGAAACCTGGGATCAGTACGAATGGCGATCGCAGAACGTTCTTTAGGTAAATCAATGTTAAATTCCTTGACAATGCGACCAGGACGCGCACTTAGTAAAAAGACTCGACCAGAAAGGGCGATCGCTTCATCCAAGTCATGAGTAACTAAAATAAAAGTGCATCCCGTATCACGCCACAATCGAAGAAATTCATCTTGTAAAAGGGCGCGAGTTTGAGCATCAAGGCTACTCAGAGGCTCATCAAGTAAAACCACATCAGGTTCATAAATCAACGTCCGAATCAGCAATACACGTTGCTGCATCCCCCCAGACAGTTCTCTAGGGAAGCTATTTTCAAAACCGTATAAGCCATACTTTTCCAACAGCGCCAAAGCCTTCCGTCGTCCTTCAGTTCGCGGTACACCACGAATTTCCAAAGGTGCAGTAACGTTATCTAGCACCGTGCGCCAGGGTAGCAAAGTCTGCTTTTGAAACAGATAACCAATTTGTTTGATACCACTAGTATTAAAAGTACCCTCTACATTTGTCCCAGGACTAATTAATCCTGCAATTACATTGAGTAAAGTACTCTTACCACAACCACTAGGGCCAATTAACGAAACAAATTCACCTGCATTAATCGTCAAACTGACATTTTGCAATGCCTCAATTCGCTTATTCTTACTCCAATAGGAAATGGAGAGATTTTGAGTTTCAATCATAGGAATACGAGGGAGATGGGGGAAGCAGAGGAGCAGGGGAGAACTACTAACCACTGACAACCGTCAACTGTCAACTGTCAACCATCAACTGACTAACTACGCTCTCCGCCCAGCAAAGGTATCAAACACCCCTTGAGAGTAAGGAACTATTCGCTTGATAATTCCGGTATCGAAAAATACTTTCTGGTCTGCGAGATAGGCAGTTTGGCTAATGGAGGAATTTCTCGGAACCGAGCGTTTGAGTTCGGTGCGCAGTCCGGTAAGAATAGCATCCAAGTTAGCTTTATCAAAACGTTTCTCCACCACTTTGAGGATTTTTTCTGGTGGAGTTTGGTGCATATATGTGAAAGTGCGATTGGCGGCCGCAACTAATCTTTTTACAGCTTCAGGCTTTTGAGAAGTAACACGTTCGTGACTGAGCCAAGCACGAGTCATAGCTTGATTTGCACCAAAATATTTCTTATGTACACTTGGATCTAAGGCATTTAGTAGCTGAAAAACCGTGCCTTCCTTGAGTAGTTTATGCAGGTCGGGCGCACCAGCAATAGCTGCATCTATCTGACGGCTTTTGAGTAGCGCATAAGTAGAAGTATTTGTACCTTGAACATATTCGACATCTTTCTCTGTCAAACCATTTTGACGCAGGTATTTGACAAATACAGCCCAACTCCAAGTACCAATCTCACCAGCCGAAACTTTTTTACCTTTGAGGTCAGCCACATTCTTAATTCGAGAGCGCAAATCTGAACGTACTACCAAGGAAGTATCAACAAGATTACGGCGATTAGCAACAACGTTTAAGGGAACTCCCCGGAGGCGCGAAAGATAAACGTGTAAGGGTGCTTGAGCAGTAAAATCAAGTTCCCCGGCAATTAAAGCATCTCGCATTCTTGAGCTACTTTGGAATGTAATTACCTCAGCACTTAAGCCAGCCGCATCAAAAAAACCTAAATCTTCAGGAATCCAAACATCAATGGAGTTAATGCCGCTTACTGCTCCTAATTTGACTTTAATAGTTCCCTGACTCGCAGCTGGTTGAGTCAAACTATCCCAACCCATCGTAGCTAGAGCGGTTGTTGCTGTGATGGAAGCATATTTTAAAAAGTCTCTACGTGTGTGCATTGCCTTATTCAACGAATTTATTCAAGTTAGAAAAAATAAGATTATTGGTGAGATGGTGCTGCAAGAGTTAGGTAATTACTTATTTGTGGGGTAAAGCTTTTTGCGATCAATGTTTCTTTGGAAATGGTGTAAACGTGGGTTTGCCTTAATTGGATAAGCCCACGTTTGCATAGTTATTGATTACTTGCTTATTTGAGTGTGAGAACTCGGTTATCAACAATCTGTTGGAAGGTGGCATCAGGCTCAATGAGTCCCCATTTCACCATCCAATCGTAGGTACGAGCGAAGTCTGTTTCTGAGTATGGTGCTGGGTCAGCGTAGCGCAAGCGGTTGCGGCGGAAGTCTGACGGTTCGAGGCGGACAATATCTTCAGACACGTCATTGATGAGGTATTGCGTGTAACGGATGGGGTCTGCCTGTAAATCCTTCACAGCACGACGGACGGCTCTGTTAATAGCCTCGAAAGTTTCTGAATCTAGTTCGGGACTACCAATTTCTAGACCTACATAGTGAGCTTCAGCGATGATTTTGTAGCCAAGTTTTTCCGCCACTGTAATCCAAGGTTCCATCACTGCAACTGCATCAACTAAACCGTCACGCAAAGCTACGAAGCGATTAAAGCGCTGACGTTCGCCACCTTCGATGTGTACTACTTTGATTTCTTCTGGACGCAAGAAACCTTCAAGGGTTTGGATGGCGATGTAATGGGAGCCGTGGTGGAAGTTTACCCCAACAGGTACATTAGCCAAGTCTTGAGGGATATTGTAGGGAGCATCGGGACGGACAATAATTGCTTGACTGGCAATGGCTGCACGTTTGGCTACCACCTGTCCACCACGGGAGCTATCGTATGTACGACGTACTTGTCCCCACTCGCAAGCGCGATAAAGAGTACTTTCGCCTTGCTCGAATAGTGAAGGGCCGCCAAAAGAACTAACAAGGCGATGATCTTCTATCAGTTTAATCGTGGGGGAGCGATCGCCATAATTACGCCCAACAAACTCAATATCGAGTCCTTCTTCGGCAAAATAACCCTGATCACGAGCTACGTAGTACGGCAGAGAAAAGACTGTACCACTGATTTCATTCTTAACTTTCTTGAGTGTAGGGTTTGCGTTACTCAAGGTATATCTCCTTAATGGCAGGATGTGAATGCTATAAGCAAGCCTTATTCTCCTGTAAGTACACGTATTTAGTCAAGTTTTAATATATTTGTTTATTTAAGTTGTAAATTTTTTTGTCTAGGTAGTTGACAATTAATAGTTAACTGGAATCATCCTGGAACTGAGTAACGCCAAAATTCTTCCTCAAGGTTGCTTCACAAGTACCCCAGGAAAGATGCCATGACTAGACGAATCAGTATCAAATATATCAGGTAAAAAAAGCGGCATCTTCCGAGAAGGGAAACTGAGGAAATGAACTTAAAGGCGATTTGGCAACTTCTGCAAGAGGCGTTTCAAGAATGGAATGATGATAAAGCCTCACGTTTAGCGGCGGCGTTAGCTTACTATACTGTGTTTTCTATTGCACCATTACTGATTATTGTGATTGCGATCGCAGGCGCAGTATTTGGACAAGAAGCCGCCAGAGGTGAAATTGTTAACCAAATTCAAGGTTTAGTCGGTAGGGAAGGAGCAGAATTTATTGAAACTGCCATCCAAAATGCCAATAAACCCAAGACTGGTACTATAGCTTCTATTGTGAGTATTGCACTTTTACTATTAGGTGCAACTGGCGTTTTTACAGAACTACAAGACTCCCTCAATACGATTTGGGAAGTACAACCAAAACCAGGACGCGGTGTCAAAAATATTTTCCGCCAGCGTTTCTTATCTTTTGGCATGGTATTAGGCATTGGTTTTTTACTTTTAGTTTCTTTAGTAATTAGTACAGCCTTATCGGCAGCAGTAGCTTATTTTGGTAACTTATTACCGGGTGTAGAGTTCCTCTGGCAAATTCTTAACTTTTTTGTTTCTTTTGTTGTCACTACATTATTATTTGGGCTAATTTTCAAAGTTTTACCTGATGTGAGAATCACTTGGAGTGATGTTTTAGTTGGAGCTATTATTACTTCAATTTTATTTTCTATCGGTAGATTTTTATTGGGTCAATATTTGGGTAATAGTGGTTTTACCTCAACTTATGGTGCGGCTGGTTCAGTTGTAGTTATCCTCGCGTGGGTTTACTATACTGCCCAAATTCTCTTTTTCGGCGCTGAGTTCACCCAAGTTTATGCTAGAAGATACGGCAGACGCATAGTGCCAGATAGTCACGCCATGCCATTGAATAATACAAACTCTAGGAGAAAGTAAGAATTGTTGAATTTTAACTCTTGACTATGGGCTAATGACTAATGATTAATGACCAATGACCCAAAGCGGGTTAAAATATGACAGTTGTATTCTGCCGCGAACGTTGATTGAGCGTTATACTCTGCCCGAGATGGGCAACCTGTGGACTGAATTTTATAAACTAAAAACCTGGCTTCAGGTGGAAATTGCAGTCTGTGAAGCCCAAGCGGAATTGGGTTATATTCCATCTGCTGCTGTTGAGGAAATCAAAGCTAAAGCAAATTTTGATCCGAAACGAGTACTGGAAATCGAGGCGGAAGTCCGTCATGATGTCATCGCCTTTTTGACGAACGTCAATGAGTATGTGGGTGATGCTGGACGTTACATCCACCTGGGCTTAACTAGTTCAGATGTATTAGATACGGCTTTAGCGTTGCAGTTGGTTGCTAGTTTGGATGTTTTGGCGCAACGTCTGGAAGATTTGATTGGTGTAATCCGTGAAAAGGCAAGAGAACACCGTTACACGGTAATGATTGGCCGATCGCACGGTATCCACGCTGAACCGATCACCTTTGGGTTTAAGCTGGCTGGTTGGTTGGCTGAAGTGTTACGTCACCAACAACGGCTAAAAACTCTCCGGGAAACGATCGCTGTCGGTAAGATTTCTGGTGCAGTGGGAACCTATGCTAATATTGAACCCCGTGTAGAAGCGATCGCTTGCCAAAAACTTGGACTCAAGCCTGATACTGCTTCTACCCAAGTCATTTCCCGCGATATTCATGCTGACTTTGTACAGCAATTAGCCTTACTCGCTGCCTCTATTGAACGCTTTGCTGTAGAAATTCGTAATCTCCAGAAAACAGACGTTTTGGAAGTTGAAGAATTTTTCTCCAAGGGGCAGAAAGGCTCTAGTGCTATGCCACACAAGCGCAACCCCATCCGTTCTGAGCGGCTGACAGGGATGGCGCGATTAATTAGAAGTCATGCGGGTGCAGCTTTGGAAGATATCGCCCTGTGGCACGAACGGGATATTTCCCACAGTTCTGTGGAACGGGTAGTTTTACCAGATGCTTGCATTTTGACGCACTTTATGCTGGTAGAAATCACAGATTTGGTGAAAAACCTGCTAGTCTATCCAGAAAATATGGCGCGGAACCTCAACTGCTATGGTGGCGTTGTGTTCAGCCAAAAAGTGCTGCTGGCATTGGTCGACAAGGGACTCAGCCGGGAAGAATCGTATGCGATCGTGCAACAAAACGCTCATGCTGCCTGGAACAAAAAAGAAGGCAACTTCCACGATTTGATTACTAAAGACCCGCGTGTGGCTAAAATCTTATCAGCAGAAGAAATTGCCGTGTGTTTCGACCCACAGCAACATCTCAAGCATTTGGATCAGATTTTCCAAAGGTTGGATATTTAGGATTGGGAATGTCAGTCAACAGTTATCAGTCAACAGTGAACATAACTGATAACTGATAACTGTTAACTGTTCACTGATTAAGCTGCTACAGCCTCTTTCTTAGGCGTTGCAGGTGTCTTTTGAGTCAATAACTGAGTATATAACTGACTCAATTGAGAGGCTACACCGTCCCAGCTAAAGGTAGTTTCGACTCTCTTACGAGCTGCTGCACCTAGTTTATCCCGCCAACTTGGGTTGGAGATGATGCGGTCTATAGCTTTTGCAAAAGCTGCTTCATCTTGTGGGGGTGCAAGTAAACCAGTTACTTCTGGTACTACTGTAAATTGCAACCCGCCTACATCACTAGCAACTACCGGGGTGTTGCTTGCCATCGCTTCAATTGCAACTAAACCAAAGGGTTCATAGTGGCTAGGAACGACGCAAACATCAGCTGCTGCGTAGTAGTAAGGTAGAATTTCATGGTCTAAGCGACCAGCAAAGGTGGTGCAATCGGTTAAGCCTAGTTCATCAACAATATTAGCAATGCGATCGCGCTCAATACCATCACTTTGACCAGGACGGCTACCGCCACCAATCACTAGCTGTAGGTTAGCTTCACCTCTCAAACTAGACCCAGCTACAGCCCTAACTAAAGTTTCAATACCTTTACGGGGATCAAAGCGACCTACATAGAATACCATCTTGGCATCAGGCGCAATTCCCAATTTTTCCCGAGCAACAGACTGTTCGATATCGCCAAAATTATCAATGTCTGTACCACAGGGAATCATATCAATCCGCCCTTGTTGAGAAACTAGAGTTTCCATGTGTTCCTGCTCTTGAGGACTGGTAGCAACTACACGGTCTACAGTTTCTAAACAAGTTTTTTCTATAGCTAATCGCTGACTAGCAATGGCGGGGATATCTGCGATAGTGTTATATTTAATCGCCCCTAGAGAGTGGTATGTATGCACCTGCACTAAAGGTTGGCGCTTTTTCAACTCCATACCCACCCAGGATGACAACCAGTAGTTTGTGTGAATGAGTTCGTAAGTATAACCTTGACGCTCCTGGAAGCGTTGTAATTCATCGACAAATTCTGGTAAATACTCAAATACGTGATCTCGTCCAATGAACTCAACTGGCCCGGCTGTTAACCGAATGGTACGGCAATTGGGGCTATGTTGAACGATCGCAGCTTGGTCAGGACTAATACGGCGGGTGAACATATCAACTTGCCAACCCATTTGGGCTAGTGCATAGCCTACTTGCCGAACATATACATTCTGACCACCAGCCTCTTCTTGACCTATTTCTACGGCTGGGTCTCCAGAAACGGAAATTAGCGCAATCCGATGTGTGTTAGTTTGGAACATAGTGAGCTTCACCTCAAGGCAACTACTCCTGCCTCAAACACCAGAATTTTTGACATAGCAATGCTTTCCTCTGGCTGAGGACAGGTTAAACGAAGCGGAAAGCTACCAGCCAAGGACACTGACGACAGACATTATGGTTAAAAAATGCTGTTCGTTCAATCTCCTCTCAATGCCGACGAAGTTAGCTGACGGGCTAGAACTGAGAGATGTTCTTTTTGGATAATCCAAAATACGCCCCAGATTTGGTTCCTCCGTTCCTGATTTTGCTTAATTTATCAAGCCAATATCAGGATTAGGCTGACTGATTAACATTTGCTTACACTATACTTGCGATCGCAATTATAGTCAATAAATCACAGAACAAATGTGTCTTAAATTGCCTCTAAACTATTTACTGATACCTTAAGGAAGGTATCATAAACTAGCTTAGAGGAAGCAATCTTTGGCTAGAAAATTTATTTTCTATACTCATGATATTAACCGCATGATATTGGGTTGTTCAACTTTCTCAAGAAATATTTCTAGTATAGTACTTCATTTTGTACTAGTTCAGTTAGCATCTGTCTTTCTATAGGGAATAGGTAGTAGAAAAGGTTGCAACCAGTAGAAATTAGTGGATATTGTCAGGTAATGGCAACAATTCAGACAATACTTATAGTATTCGCTGAAAAATACACAAACTTATCTGTTTGTCATTTTAATAGTCTGGGGCGATGAATAAAAACAAAATTTTTTTCGATTTCATATCTGTAAATATTAAAAAAATATTAAAGTCAAAAATCTAGTCAATGAGGCTCGAAGTTATAAATATATTTAATTTCATTTAATATATACATCTTCTGGCTATTGACATACGTTACGTTTTATAGGTTCTGGAAGATATATAAAAATGTATATATCAAAAGACATAATTCCGATAATTATGTCTAAATAGTTATGTTCTAATGCTTGATTTTTAAGAACAAGCTGCTAAAAATAGAGAAGGGATTTTAAAATCTCATAGTCAATTTCGATCATTTGACCCTTCTACGCTAGTCCGCTTTAGCGGACTTTTTTGTTATCTTCATCAGTTGCAGAACATCTACATGCAAAAGATTTGCTCTATTGTTCATTCGTGTTACAGCTTTTTGCGATGACGTAGAGGAAAATGCCATAATAATTGAGACTATTTACCTTTTATGTAATTAAGTTGAATATCATAGCAATTGATTCTATGAATAATGACTTATTAGCTTTTTTTGTATGTGTAGCGTTACTTATTATCTATCTCTGTTTCTCTGCTATTGACTGA harbors:
- a CDS encoding ABC transporter permease — translated: MRTIRNKTLTVGQSALSSTQSKTNPSRSNSTKITWGQRISQLAIQLTPLVVILLVWEIGTGAFEVSPFIEPALVGKPSAIAREVGDLFSSGAIFQHIFVTFQEAMSGLALAVTGGVALGIVLAYSPRSARITLPYVQVFNSLPRIALAPFFLVWFGIGLLSKVLLAALAAFFPIFFTTYQGLQNIDRELVSAFQVMGANRWQLLRIVVLPSVLSWVIAGIRTSLGMALVGALVAEYIGSTQGLGYLLMAAQGTLNVDKAWAILVVLAFISVLLDWGVRLLESYVLRWRPLPGEM
- a CDS encoding ABC transporter substrate-binding protein, translating into MHTRRDFLKYASITATTALATMGWDSLTQPAASQGTIKVKLGAVSGINSIDVWIPEDLGFFDAAGLSAEVITFQSSSRMRDALIAGELDFTAQAPLHVYLSRLRGVPLNVVANRRNLVDTSLVVRSDLRSRIKNVADLKGKKVSAGEIGTWSWAVFVKYLRQNGLTEKDVEYVQGTNTSTYALLKSRQIDAAIAGAPDLHKLLKEGTVFQLLNALDPSVHKKYFGANQAMTRAWLSHERVTSQKPEAVKRLVAAANRTFTYMHQTPPEKILKVVEKRFDKANLDAILTGLRTELKRSVPRNSSISQTAYLADQKVFFDTGIIKRIVPYSQGVFDTFAGRRA
- a CDS encoding type II toxin-antitoxin system VapC family toxin, which codes for MIVLDTHIWVWWVQNDSRLTKQQRQWLQDYESDGLGISILSCWEVAKLVEKNRLILPLAIDKWLEVALAYPGVQLLNLSLPIVIDSTQLTGFHSDPFDQLIVATARFYNCPLLTMDAKILNYPDVQTLK
- a CDS encoding ABC transporter substrate-binding protein is translated as MSNANPTLKKVKNEISGTVFSLPYYVARDQGYFAEEGLDIEFVGRNYGDRSPTIKLIEDHRLVSSFGGPSLFEQGESTLYRACEWGQVRRTYDSSRGGQVVAKRAAIASQAIIVRPDAPYNIPQDLANVPVGVNFHHGSHYIAIQTLEGFLRPEEIKVVHIEGGERQRFNRFVALRDGLVDAVAVMEPWITVAEKLGYKIIAEAHYVGLEIGSPELDSETFEAINRAVRRAVKDLQADPIRYTQYLINDVSEDIVRLEPSDFRRNRLRYADPAPYSETDFARTYDWMVKWGLIEPDATFQQIVDNRVLTLK
- a CDS encoding ABC transporter ATP-binding protein, translated to MIETQNLSISYWSKNKRIEALQNVSLTINAGEFVSLIGPSGCGKSTLLNVIAGLISPGTNVEGTFNTSGIKQIGYLFQKQTLLPWRTVLDNVTAPLEIRGVPRTEGRRKALALLEKYGLYGFENSFPRELSGGMQQRVLLIRTLIYEPDVVLLDEPLSSLDAQTRALLQDEFLRLWRDTGCTFILVTHDLDEAIALSGRVFLLSARPGRIVKEFNIDLPKERSAIAIRTDPRFQQIQREMWSELTTQVLQQQDRGFALFQT
- a CDS encoding cyanophycin synthetase, which codes for MPLVTSIIKKIAPQIGAIVVIEPEYELVGHITFKNGKKVFFTRSKFNINGLGSSEIAKDKGYSKFFLKHFGYRVTEGETFFNDKICEKVGDSRNIDAGFEYAKSLGFPVFIKPINLSQGKLVAKIHNKTQYYQIAKKIFKISPGLIVERFHPGKDYRIVVIDNEIIAVYQRLPLSITGDGKSNILELIQYKQRVFFDNFGKKVIDLDDLRIKQKLQKQKLNWESIVPNGKIIYLLDNANLSNGGEGIDFTESIHPDFKKLAFNIAKDMGLRLIGLDIITSDITRPMTDYVIIEVNSAPGLDYYASLGDAQAQKVEDLYLKVLKALEVGCNGEN
- a CDS encoding zinc-dependent alcohol dehydrogenase family protein, coding for MKAYEIASGKGIDALKLCDRSQPQPGAGQVLVQVRANSLNYRDLLVVEGAYGSAQYPLIPLSDGAGDVVAVGEGVTRVKVGDRVAAIFFQDWISGILTREKMKSDLGGGIDGMLAEYVVLNQEGLVILPDHLSYADGATLPCAAVTAWHSLVTKGNISADDTVLLLGTGGVSIFALQFAKIYGARVIITSGSDEKLAQATKLGADETINYKTTPDWEKKVYELTGRTGVDHVVEVGGAGTLPKSLQAIRIGGRVSLIGVLSGRGNTIDPMPILFKSLTVQGIYVGSREMFEAMNQVISQHQLQPIIDRVFPFTEAPAAYHYLKSGAHFGKVVISH